The Labilithrix sp. nucleotide sequence GCGAAGCCGCTGACGCGCCCCGGCGTCTCGTCCGCGCTCGAGCGCGCGTTCGCGTGGCGTGACGCGCGCGCGCCGCTCGTTCGCGCGCGGACGTCGTTCGATCGGACGCTCGAGGCGCGGAGCACCGCGATGCAGCAGCTCGCGAGCGTGTTCGATCGCGTCGCCGCGTCGGAGGCGAACGTGCTCGTGCGCGGGGAGACCGGGGTCGGGAAGTCGGCGCTCGCGCGCGCGCTCCACGACCGGAGCTCGCGCGCGGCCGGCGCCTTCGTCGTCGTCGACTGCGCGACGTTGACCGACGGCATCGCCCTCGCGGAGCTCTTCGGCCACGCGCGCGGCGCGTTCACCGGCGCGCGCGACGAGCGGCGCGGGCTCATCGCCGACGCGCACGGCGGGACGCTCTTCCTCGAGGGCGTCGACGACCTCGGCGCCGGGGTCCAGGCCAAGCTGCTCCGCGTCCTCGACGAGCGGCGCGTGCGGCCGATCGGAGGCGACATCGCGATCGACGTCGACTTCCGGACGATCGCGTCGGGCAGCGCCGCGCTCGACGCCGCGTCGCGCGGCTTCCGGAGCGATCTCTTCTATCGCCTCGCGGCGATCGTCGTCGACGTGCCGCCGCTGCGCGATCGCAAGGAGGAGATCCCCTCCCTCGCGGCGGAGGTCCTCGCGCGGCACGGCGTGCACGCGACGTTCTCCGACGAGGCGATGCGTGCATTGTGCACTCATGACTGGCCCGGCAACGCGCG carries:
- a CDS encoding sigma-54-dependent Fis family transcriptional regulator, producing the protein MPREPSERRVLVVDDEPEAHGLFQFLLAPHEIAFEFFSDPPAALDRLAEAEFDVVMTDLVMPKLDGAQVCERATATRPDIPVIVFSAEACIGSVREAMHAGALDFIAKPLTRPGVSSALERAFAWRDARAPLVRARTSFDRTLEARSTAMQQLASVFDRVAASEANVLVRGETGVGKSALARALHDRSSRAAGAFVVVDCATLTDGIALAELFGHARGAFTGARDERRGLIADAHGGTLFLEGVDDLGAGVQAKLLRVLDERRVRPIGGDIAIDVDFRTIASGSAALDAASRGFRSDLFYRLAAIVVDVPPLRDRKEEIPSLAAEVLARHGVHATFSDEAMRALCTHDWPGNARELENAALHAAALAGPRSIALQDLPPAVQRPPDARAADPTAGLVTADALLRRHAMRVLAATGYNLRGSARLLGIDRKTLERQLAAWGVLRKRR